Proteins encoded in a region of the Vibrio sp. CB1-14 genome:
- a CDS encoding glycoside hydrolase family 9 protein, with protein MQLLTNHIGYHANSEKRAILMASLAQHEVASAFLIDAQSDEIVLELNPIGGSKVDNWHMGVFFTIDFSQWTEQGRYYLRYQNIKSQTFEVGDTSLHNRSFSDIIHYFKSQRCGGEFDIADKSAPIVGSSQRVDVHGGWYDASGDVSKYLSHLSYANYLNPQQIPMVVWNMLKAHDLVGKEAEPNFVTSRLLEEALHGAEFLKRMQHPSGFFYMTVFDKWSKDTAQREICAYETQLGHKRNDYEAGFRQGGGMSIAALAKTSQVASLTREQSHDYLEAAKKGYWHLKEHNNRYLNDQTANIIDEYCALMASIALFQASGEQQYLSEVRDWVEALNQRAQSDQQHSFYWSANSDGSRPYFHAAEAGLPVIALTEYLAIEPDRQRALQVQSLLTQACQFEVSITDDVYNPFGYPRQYVKAVDGDKHNAFFVPHNNESGYWWQGENARIASLASMALLAQPHLVNDELKAQLEHYANDCINWVLGANPYDMCMLDGHGHNNPDYLPEIGFFNALGGVCNGITSGFEDESDIAFKPEKHKDDMLQNWRWGEQWIPHAGWLLLALALWQQHYKK; from the coding sequence ATGCAGCTGCTGACCAACCACATTGGCTACCATGCGAACAGCGAGAAGCGTGCCATTTTGATGGCATCACTCGCTCAACACGAAGTCGCAAGCGCATTCTTAATCGATGCGCAAAGTGATGAGATTGTGCTTGAGCTTAATCCTATCGGTGGTTCCAAAGTGGATAATTGGCACATGGGTGTTTTCTTCACCATCGACTTTAGTCAGTGGACAGAGCAAGGCCGCTACTATTTACGTTACCAAAACATCAAATCACAGACGTTTGAAGTGGGCGACACCTCGCTCCACAACCGCAGTTTCTCCGACATTATTCACTACTTCAAATCGCAGCGCTGTGGCGGTGAATTTGATATCGCAGACAAGAGCGCTCCCATTGTGGGGAGCTCACAACGCGTTGATGTGCACGGCGGCTGGTATGACGCGTCTGGTGATGTGAGCAAGTACTTAAGTCACCTGTCCTATGCCAACTACCTAAACCCCCAGCAAATTCCTATGGTGGTTTGGAATATGCTCAAAGCCCACGACTTGGTAGGCAAAGAAGCAGAACCTAATTTCGTCACCTCACGACTACTTGAAGAAGCGTTGCATGGCGCAGAGTTCCTTAAACGCATGCAGCACCCTAGTGGTTTCTTCTACATGACGGTATTTGATAAGTGGAGCAAAGATACCGCGCAGCGAGAAATCTGTGCCTACGAAACACAGCTTGGTCATAAGAGAAATGACTATGAGGCAGGCTTTCGTCAAGGCGGCGGCATGAGCATCGCAGCGCTCGCGAAAACCAGTCAGGTCGCGAGCCTGACTCGCGAACAATCACACGATTATTTGGAAGCAGCAAAAAAAGGCTACTGGCACCTCAAAGAGCACAACAACCGTTATTTGAACGACCAAACAGCTAACATTATCGACGAATACTGCGCACTCATGGCCAGCATCGCCCTATTCCAAGCCAGCGGCGAGCAGCAATACTTGAGCGAAGTTCGCGACTGGGTAGAGGCACTAAATCAACGCGCTCAAAGTGACCAGCAGCACAGCTTCTACTGGTCAGCGAACTCAGATGGTAGCCGCCCTTATTTCCACGCCGCCGAGGCGGGGCTACCCGTGATAGCACTGACCGAATATCTCGCCATCGAGCCAGATCGCCAGCGTGCATTGCAAGTTCAATCACTGCTGACTCAAGCCTGCCAGTTTGAAGTGTCCATCACTGATGATGTTTACAACCCATTTGGTTATCCAAGACAGTATGTAAAAGCGGTAGACGGAGACAAACACAATGCATTTTTCGTCCCGCACAACAACGAATCTGGTTACTGGTGGCAAGGTGAAAATGCTCGCATCGCTTCCCTTGCCTCCATGGCGCTACTAGCTCAGCCACATCTTGTTAATGATGAGCTTAAAGCTCAGCTCGAACACTACGCCAATGACTGTATCAACTGGGTCCTCGGCGCTAACCCATACGACATGTGCATGCTCGATGGGCATGGTCATAACAATCCAGATTACCTACCTGAGATTGGCTTTTTTAACGCCTTAGGGGGGGTGTGTAATGGCATCACATCTGGATTTGAAGATGAATCCGATATCGCCTTCAAACCCGAAAAACACAAAGACGACATGCTACAGAACTGGCGCTGGGGAGAGCAATGGATCCCTCACGCAGGCTGGCTTCTGCTGGCTCTAGCGCTGTGGCAACAACACTATAAAAAATAA
- a CDS encoding ABC transporter ATP-binding protein yields the protein MSDPLISIRNLCVDYITDAGDVRACNNVSFDIGKGEVFGLAGESGCGKSTVAFSLMRLHKPPAYISGGQVLFNGEDILQYSDERMQSFRWSEMSMVFQSAMNALNPVLTMEEQFCDVIMRHTNLTRQQAVKRAQGLLEIVDIHPSRLNDYPHQFSGGMRQRLVIAIALALNPKMIIMDEPTTALDVVVQREILQKIYALKEEFGFSILFITHDISLMVEFSDRIGIMYSGELIEVAPSKQILESPYHPYTKGLGSSFPPLTGPKTKLTGIPGNPLNLLEIPQGCRFQARCERVHEACTRVPTKLRQIEHNRFSNCHLYGEPIAVAQELS from the coding sequence ATGTCAGACCCACTAATTTCAATCCGTAACCTTTGTGTTGACTATATTACTGATGCCGGCGATGTCCGTGCCTGTAACAACGTCAGCTTTGATATCGGCAAGGGCGAAGTATTTGGCCTAGCTGGTGAGTCGGGCTGTGGTAAATCCACCGTTGCTTTCTCATTGATGCGCTTGCATAAGCCACCTGCATACATCAGCGGTGGTCAGGTACTGTTCAATGGTGAAGACATTCTTCAATACAGTGACGAACGCATGCAGTCGTTCCGCTGGAGTGAAATGTCGATGGTGTTCCAAAGTGCGATGAACGCACTAAACCCAGTACTCACCATGGAAGAGCAATTCTGCGATGTGATTATGCGTCACACTAACTTAACTCGTCAGCAAGCAGTAAAGCGCGCACAAGGTCTGTTAGAAATCGTCGATATTCACCCAAGTCGTTTGAACGACTACCCACACCAATTCTCTGGTGGTATGCGCCAGAGATTGGTTATCGCGATTGCTTTAGCGCTGAATCCAAAGATGATCATCATGGATGAGCCAACCACAGCACTCGACGTGGTCGTGCAGCGCGAGATCTTACAAAAGATCTACGCACTGAAAGAAGAGTTTGGTTTCTCTATCTTGTTCATAACCCACGACATCTCTTTGATGGTCGAGTTCTCCGATCGCATTGGCATCATGTATTCCGGTGAGCTTATCGAAGTGGCACCGTCAAAACAGATCCTTGAGTCACCATACCACCCTTACACCAAAGGTCTGGGTAGCTCATTCCCACCTTTGACGGGCCCAAAAACCAAGCTGACGGGTATTCCAGGCAACCCACTGAACCTTCTGGAAATACCACAAGGGTGCCGATTCCAAGCTCGCTGCGAACGTGTCCACGAAGCGTGTACGCGAGTACCCACTAAGCTGCGTCAAATCGAGCACAACCGTTTTTCTAACTGCCACTTGTACGGTGAACCTATTGCCGTTGCGCAAGAGTTGTCATAA
- a CDS encoding ABC transporter permease, producing the protein MGYFLRRLSFYLVALLVAATINFIIPRAMPGDPVTMMFANATVQVTPERIAAMKELLGFVDGNYFVQYLHYMKNILSWELGTSIKYFPLSVNSLLGSAFGWSLFLAGTAVILSFSIGSVLGIFAAWKRGSKFDTFITPGMLIIQAMPQVVIAMMAMFIFAIGLKWFPTGYAYTAGQLPDWTSWEFIKDVLYHAVLPLICATVIQIGGFLVNMRNNMINLLNEDYITMAKGKGLSENRVVFNYAARNALLPSVTALSMSLGVAIGGQLIIEIIFNYPGLGSVLLNAIHARDYQVLQGQLLIMTLFMLFFNLAADMLYVVLDPRLRKGGK; encoded by the coding sequence ATGGGTTATTTTTTAAGACGTTTGTCCTTTTATTTGGTGGCACTTCTTGTTGCAGCCACCATCAACTTTATTATTCCTCGTGCAATGCCGGGCGACCCGGTCACGATGATGTTCGCGAACGCAACAGTACAGGTTACCCCAGAGCGTATTGCAGCAATGAAAGAGCTGCTTGGTTTTGTCGATGGTAACTATTTCGTTCAATATCTTCACTACATGAAGAACATTCTGAGCTGGGAGCTCGGTACTTCTATTAAGTACTTCCCGCTATCAGTAAACAGCCTACTAGGCAGTGCATTTGGCTGGTCACTATTCTTGGCTGGTACCGCGGTTATCCTTTCTTTCTCTATTGGTTCGGTACTTGGCATCTTCGCCGCTTGGAAACGTGGTTCTAAGTTCGATACGTTCATCACTCCTGGCATGCTGATTATTCAAGCAATGCCACAAGTCGTTATCGCAATGATGGCCATGTTCATCTTCGCGATTGGCCTTAAGTGGTTCCCTACAGGCTACGCTTACACTGCCGGCCAGCTCCCTGACTGGACAAGTTGGGAGTTCATCAAAGATGTGCTGTATCACGCAGTACTACCGCTTATCTGTGCAACCGTGATTCAAATCGGCGGCTTCTTAGTAAACATGCGTAACAACATGATTAACCTGCTCAACGAAGACTACATCACCATGGCCAAAGGCAAAGGCCTGAGCGAAAACCGCGTGGTCTTTAACTACGCCGCTCGTAACGCACTACTGCCAAGTGTCACGGCGCTTTCGATGTCTCTTGGTGTGGCTATCGGTGGTCAATTGATTATCGAAATCATCTTTAACTACCCAGGCCTTGGCTCAGTACTACTCAACGCAATTCACGCACGTGATTACCAAGTACTTCAGGGGCAGCTACTCATTATGACTCTGTTTATGCTCTTCTTTAACTTAGCGGCAGACATGCTTTATGTCGTGCTTGATCCTCGTCTACGTAAGGGAGGCAAATAA
- a CDS encoding VC0807 family protein, with translation MSTTTAKKSNPLFEILFNVFIPSFILMKFSGDEHLGTAMALVVALLFPVLYGAMDLIRNKKFNFIAALGFVSVLLTGGIGLLELDTRWLALKEALIPGLIGLAVLASTFTRYPMMQKLLLNDTVLNLALINERLEQSGKTQAFERCLMSSNYLFASTFAFSSAMNYFLATWIVTSPAGTAAFNEELGKLTLYSYPAIAIPSMLMMMGIFYYVWRQIRAFTSLETEQIFHTK, from the coding sequence ATGAGCACCACAACGGCGAAAAAGTCGAATCCCCTATTTGAGATCCTATTCAACGTATTTATCCCCTCTTTCATTCTGATGAAGTTTAGTGGTGATGAGCATCTAGGTACTGCGATGGCGCTGGTTGTCGCTCTGCTGTTTCCTGTGCTCTACGGCGCAATGGATCTGATCCGTAATAAGAAGTTTAACTTTATTGCCGCCCTGGGCTTTGTCAGCGTGCTTCTAACCGGTGGTATTGGTCTTTTGGAGTTAGATACTCGCTGGTTAGCACTAAAAGAAGCGCTAATTCCGGGTTTGATTGGTCTAGCTGTGCTGGCCTCTACATTCACGCGCTATCCAATGATGCAGAAACTGCTTCTCAACGATACTGTACTCAACCTGGCACTGATCAATGAGCGCCTAGAGCAAAGCGGTAAAACGCAAGCATTTGAACGCTGTCTAATGTCATCGAACTACTTATTCGCCAGCACGTTCGCATTTTCATCGGCGATGAACTACTTCCTTGCAACCTGGATAGTTACTAGCCCAGCAGGTACAGCGGCATTTAACGAAGAATTGGGCAAGCTGACCTTATACAGCTACCCGGCTATCGCGATCCCTAGCATGCTTATGATGATGGGTATTTTCTACTATGTATGGCGTCAAATCCGCGCCTTCACTTCACTGGAAACTGAGCAGATTTTCCACACTAAGTAA
- a CDS encoding ABC transporter ATP-binding protein translates to MSNFGELLIEGNNVVKDFPINSNALSQPMMRAINDVSFKMYKSRGLAVVGESGSGKSTTAKMIAKMYAPSGGEIKYRGRDIQEIKSNRDLMQYREGVQMVWQDPFGSLNPTHTIFHHIARPLLIHNKVSKGNKKELEERVYSLLEQVGLIPPKETAAKYPHQLSGGQRQRVNLARNIAVGAEVVLADEPTSMLDVSIRAGVLNLMEEMKFEKQMSLLYITHDIATARYIAEDISVMYVGHMVEWGDTDEVIANPQHPYTQLLVSAVPDPAKSIHEKLAGNKGEIPLWTPESVGCPFSGRCTHATSKCREALPGVTKLSDNHFVRCYLYEN, encoded by the coding sequence ATGAGCAACTTTGGTGAACTACTGATAGAAGGCAACAATGTTGTTAAGGACTTCCCTATCAACAGTAATGCCCTATCTCAACCTATGATGCGAGCCATTAACGATGTCTCGTTCAAAATGTACAAGAGCCGCGGCCTTGCCGTGGTTGGTGAGTCGGGCTCGGGTAAATCAACGACCGCTAAGATGATCGCTAAGATGTATGCCCCAAGCGGCGGCGAAATCAAATATCGCGGCCGTGACATTCAAGAGATCAAATCAAACCGCGATCTGATGCAATACCGCGAAGGCGTACAAATGGTATGGCAAGACCCGTTTGGCTCGCTAAACCCAACCCATACCATTTTCCACCACATCGCGCGTCCGCTGCTGATCCACAACAAAGTCAGCAAAGGCAACAAAAAAGAACTCGAAGAGCGTGTATACAGTCTTTTAGAACAAGTGGGCTTGATCCCGCCAAAAGAGACCGCAGCGAAATACCCGCACCAACTCTCTGGCGGTCAGAGACAGCGCGTTAACCTAGCCCGCAACATCGCTGTAGGTGCGGAAGTCGTGCTAGCAGATGAGCCAACATCGATGCTCGACGTATCGATTCGTGCCGGTGTTCTCAATCTGATGGAAGAGATGAAGTTTGAGAAGCAAATGTCGCTGCTCTACATCACCCACGACATTGCAACCGCACGCTACATAGCAGAAGACATTTCAGTGATGTACGTCGGCCATATGGTGGAATGGGGCGATACCGATGAGGTCATTGCTAACCCACAACACCCGTATACCCAGCTTTTGGTTTCAGCTGTACCTGATCCAGCGAAGTCTATTCATGAAAAACTGGCTGGTAACAAAGGTGAGATCCCGCTTTGGACGCCAGAATCTGTCGGCTGCCCATTCTCAGGTCGCTGTACACACGCTACCAGCAAATGTCGTGAAGCACTGCCTGGTGTCACTAAACTGTCTGACAACCACTTTGTCCGTTGTTATTTATACGAAAACTAA
- a CDS encoding N-acetylglucosamine kinase yields the protein MARYKVGIDGGGTSCRARIIDDNNQLVGEAKSGSANIMLGAELAMQSIIDSIEQAATQGGLDASSFSQMDVGLALAGAEHKASYHAFMNTAHPFASVTLNTDGYGACLGAHQGEDGAIMIAGTGSVGLCIQGNTQHVVGGREFPISDQGGGAVMGLRLIQQVLLIQDGIKPPSPLAEIVMTHFNHDIDAIVEWSKSALPRDYGQFSPAIFEYAYLNDNLAKSLLQQTADDIEMFLCALNQRGADKICLMGSIAERIFDWLSPAAQRWIVAPQGDAMDGALMMAGTEKHNLY from the coding sequence ATGGCTCGGTATAAAGTAGGTATCGACGGTGGGGGAACCTCCTGCCGCGCTCGAATTATCGATGACAATAACCAACTCGTTGGCGAAGCCAAAAGCGGCAGTGCCAACATCATGCTAGGCGCAGAACTGGCGATGCAATCTATCATCGATTCCATCGAGCAAGCAGCAACGCAAGGCGGCTTAGACGCGTCATCGTTTTCACAAATGGACGTTGGCCTTGCGCTTGCCGGTGCCGAACACAAAGCCAGTTACCACGCCTTTATGAATACCGCACACCCGTTTGCCAGTGTGACGCTCAATACTGATGGCTATGGCGCTTGTTTAGGTGCCCACCAAGGCGAAGATGGCGCAATTATGATTGCTGGCACCGGCTCTGTTGGCCTTTGCATTCAAGGTAATACGCAGCATGTCGTTGGTGGCCGAGAATTCCCAATTTCCGACCAGGGCGGCGGCGCAGTAATGGGACTAAGACTGATTCAGCAAGTGCTACTCATTCAAGATGGCATCAAGCCGCCTTCCCCTCTCGCTGAGATTGTTATGACCCATTTCAACCACGATATTGATGCAATTGTTGAGTGGTCTAAGAGCGCACTACCGCGCGATTACGGGCAGTTTTCACCGGCAATTTTTGAATACGCCTACCTCAACGACAACTTAGCCAAATCGCTGCTGCAACAGACTGCAGACGATATTGAAATGTTCCTTTGCGCGCTAAACCAGCGCGGTGCTGACAAGATCTGCCTGATGGGCAGCATCGCTGAACGCATCTTCGATTGGTTATCGCCTGCCGCACAGCGCTGGATCGTCGCTCCACAAGGAGATGCGATGGATGGTGCCTTGATGATGGCAGGCACTGAGAAACACAACCTGTACTAG
- the rpoD gene encoding RNA polymerase sigma factor RpoD has product MDQNPQSQLKLLVIKGKEQGYLTYAEVNDHLPEEIVDSEQVEDIIQMINDMGIKVVETAPDADDLALNDDNNITDEDAAEAAAAALSSVESEIGRTTDPVRMYMREMGTVELLTREGEIDIAKRIEDGINQVQSSVAEYPGTIPYILEQFDKVQAEELRLTDVINGFVDPNEDETAAPTATHIGSELSESDLEDEDEEDAESDDDSDDEEEEDTGIDPELALEKFTALRNTYQDLQLAVNEFGYDSPQVAKSHELVQEVFREFRLTPKQFDYLVNELRTSMDRVRTQERLIMRQAVEYGKMPKKSFIALFTGNESSEAWLDEVLASDKPYAEKIKRYENDIRRSIQKLDIIEEETSLSVQNIKDISRRMSIGEAKARRAKKEMVEANLRLVISIAKKYTNRGLQFLDLIQEGNIGLMKAVDKFEYRRGYKFSTYATWWIRQAITRSIADQARTIRIPVHMIETINKLNRISRQMLQEMGREPLPEELAERMQMPEDKIRKVLKIAKEPISMETPIGDDEDSHLGDFIEDTTLELPVDSATMTSLRVATKDVLAGLTPREAKVLRMRFGIDMNTDHTLEEVGKQFDVTRERIRQIEAKALRKLRHPSRSETLRSFLDE; this is encoded by the coding sequence ATGGACCAAAATCCGCAGTCACAGCTGAAGCTACTTGTCATTAAGGGCAAGGAACAAGGCTATCTGACCTACGCAGAAGTAAATGACCACCTACCTGAGGAAATCGTCGATTCCGAACAGGTAGAAGATATTATTCAGATGATTAATGACATGGGTATTAAGGTAGTAGAGACTGCTCCTGATGCTGATGACCTTGCACTGAATGATGACAACAACATTACTGATGAAGATGCAGCCGAAGCCGCTGCAGCTGCACTTTCCAGCGTTGAAAGTGAAATCGGTCGTACTACTGACCCCGTCCGCATGTACATGCGTGAAATGGGTACCGTTGAGCTATTGACTCGCGAAGGCGAGATTGACATCGCAAAACGCATTGAAGATGGTATCAACCAAGTTCAAAGCTCAGTGGCAGAGTATCCGGGTACTATCCCTTATATTCTCGAACAGTTTGACAAAGTACAAGCGGAAGAACTTCGCCTAACTGACGTTATCAATGGCTTCGTAGATCCAAACGAAGATGAAACAGCGGCGCCTACGGCTACGCACATCGGCTCTGAACTGTCTGAATCCGACCTTGAAGACGAAGACGAAGAAGATGCAGAAAGTGATGACGACTCAGATGATGAGGAAGAAGAAGATACAGGTATCGACCCTGAGCTTGCTCTAGAGAAATTCACTGCGCTTCGCAATACTTACCAAGATCTGCAACTTGCGGTAAACGAGTTTGGTTACGATAGTCCTCAAGTAGCGAAGTCTCATGAGCTTGTTCAAGAAGTATTCCGCGAGTTCCGTCTAACGCCGAAACAGTTCGATTACCTAGTGAACGAATTGCGCACGTCGATGGATCGTGTACGTACTCAAGAGCGCCTGATCATGCGTCAAGCGGTTGAGTACGGCAAAATGCCGAAGAAATCATTCATTGCCCTATTTACGGGCAACGAATCAAGCGAAGCATGGCTTGACGAAGTATTAGCATCAGACAAGCCATACGCAGAAAAGATCAAGCGCTACGAAAATGACATCCGCCGCTCTATCCAGAAGCTGGACATCATCGAAGAAGAAACGTCGCTTTCGGTTCAAAACATCAAGGACATCAGCCGTCGTATGTCTATCGGTGAAGCTAAAGCTCGCCGCGCGAAAAAAGAGATGGTTGAAGCAAACTTACGTCTGGTAATCTCAATCGCGAAGAAGTACACCAACCGTGGTCTACAGTTCTTGGATCTGATCCAGGAAGGTAACATCGGTCTGATGAAAGCGGTAGATAAGTTTGAATACCGTCGCGGTTACAAGTTCTCGACCTACGCAACATGGTGGATCCGTCAGGCTATCACGCGTTCAATCGCTGACCAAGCTCGTACGATCCGTATCCCTGTGCACATGATCGAGACGATCAACAAGCTAAACCGTATCTCTCGTCAAATGCTTCAAGAAATGGGTCGTGAGCCACTTCCTGAAGAGTTGGCAGAGCGTATGCAAATGCCTGAAGATAAGATCCGCAAAGTACTGAAAATCGCTAAAGAGCCAATCTCTATGGAGACACCAATCGGTGACGACGAAGATTCGCACCTAGGTGATTTCATCGAGGATACCACGCTAGAACTGCCTGTAGACTCAGCAACAATGACAAGTCTACGCGTCGCAACGAAAGACGTTCTAGCCGGCCTAACACCTCGTGAAGCGAAAGTACTGCGCATGCGCTTTGGTATCGATATGAACACTGACCACACTCTAGAAGAGGTTGGTAAGCAGTTCGACGTAACGCGTGAGCGTATCCGTCAGATCGAAGCAAAAGCACTGCGTAAGCTGCGTCATCCAAGCCGCTCAGAAACACTGCGCAGCTTCCTTGACGAGTAA
- a CDS encoding ABC transporter substrate-binding protein codes for MLAHIKKTALATAIIATAVTGFSSVATAAERSELTIHPKEFNTFVRNFNPFLGTTYLHTTTDFLYEPLVVFNEMHGNEPVFRLAENFTIADDLMSVTFDIRKGVKWSDGETFDADDVIFSFKLVQENSALDQSGINSWVSKVEKINDYQVKFYATEANSNVPYEIVKVPVVPEHIWKDVKEPTTFLNENPVGSGPFTVIDTFTPQLYVQCRNPNYWDNDNLEVDCLRVPQIANNDQFLGKVVNSEMDWTSSFIPDIDRTYAAASPNHQYWYPPSGTQAFLVNFKHKDPVKAEALSNVDFRRAFSMALDRQTIIDIAFYGGGTVNDFASGLGYAFATWSDETTHNKYKGFNTYDVEGAKKLLAKAGFKDVDGDGFVDTPSGKSFELLVQSPNGWTDFNNTVQLAVEQLAEAGIKAKARTPDFSVYNQAMLEANYDVAYTNYFHGSDPHKYWNTGYNSALQAGDGMPRFAMHFYQNAELDKLLNSFYKTADKGEQLEIAHGIQKIIAQDQVTIPVMSGAYMYQYNTTRFAGWWNEQNPKGRPNIWAGIPERLLHVLDLKPVK; via the coding sequence ATGCTTGCGCATATTAAAAAAACAGCACTAGCGACAGCAATTATTGCAACCGCAGTTACAGGTTTTAGCTCTGTAGCGACAGCCGCAGAACGCAGCGAACTGACTATCCACCCTAAAGAGTTCAATACCTTTGTACGTAACTTCAACCCATTCTTGGGTACGACCTACTTGCACACAACAACCGACTTCCTATACGAGCCGCTTGTTGTTTTTAACGAAATGCATGGCAATGAGCCAGTATTCCGTTTAGCAGAAAACTTCACTATCGCTGATGACCTAATGTCAGTGACCTTTGATATCCGCAAAGGCGTGAAATGGTCTGACGGTGAAACGTTCGATGCAGACGATGTGATTTTCTCCTTCAAGCTTGTTCAAGAGAACTCAGCGCTTGACCAAAGCGGTATCAACTCTTGGGTATCTAAAGTTGAGAAAATCAACGACTACCAAGTGAAGTTCTACGCGACAGAAGCTAACTCTAACGTTCCATATGAAATCGTTAAGGTACCTGTTGTTCCTGAGCACATTTGGAAAGACGTGAAAGAACCAACAACGTTCCTAAATGAGAACCCAGTTGGCTCTGGCCCATTCACAGTAATCGACACGTTCACTCCTCAGCTATACGTTCAATGTCGTAACCCGAACTACTGGGATAACGATAACCTAGAAGTTGACTGTCTGCGCGTTCCACAAATCGCGAACAACGACCAGTTCCTAGGTAAAGTCGTTAACTCTGAAATGGACTGGACGTCGTCATTCATTCCAGACATTGACCGCACTTACGCTGCAGCATCACCTAACCACCAGTACTGGTACCCACCATCAGGTACTCAAGCGTTCCTAGTGAACTTTAAGCACAAAGATCCAGTAAAAGCGGAAGCACTAAGCAACGTTGATTTCCGCCGTGCATTCTCTATGGCTCTTGATCGTCAAACTATCATCGACATCGCATTCTACGGCGGTGGTACAGTGAATGATTTCGCATCAGGCCTAGGTTACGCATTTGCGACTTGGTCTGACGAAACAACGCACAACAAGTACAAAGGCTTTAACACGTACGACGTTGAAGGTGCTAAGAAACTGCTTGCTAAAGCGGGCTTTAAAGATGTAGATGGTGACGGCTTTGTTGACACTCCATCTGGTAAGTCATTCGAGCTTCTAGTTCAATCACCAAACGGCTGGACTGACTTTAACAACACAGTTCAACTTGCGGTAGAACAGCTTGCTGAAGCTGGCATCAAAGCAAAAGCACGTACACCAGACTTCTCTGTGTACAACCAAGCAATGCTAGAGGCTAACTACGACGTAGCGTACACCAACTACTTCCACGGTTCAGATCCACACAAGTACTGGAACACAGGTTATAACTCTGCGCTTCAAGCGGGTGATGGGATGCCACGTTTCGCAATGCACTTCTACCAAAATGCAGAGCTAGACAAGCTTCTAAACAGCTTCTACAAAACAGCAGATAAAGGTGAGCAGCTAGAAATCGCTCATGGCATCCAGAAGATTATCGCTCAAGATCAGGTAACAATTCCTGTCATGTCTGGTGCTTACATGTACCAGTACAACACAACTCGCTTTGCGGGCTGGTGGAACGAGCAAAATCCTAAGGGTCGTCCAAACATCTGGGCAGGTATCCCAGAGCGTCTACTTCACGTACTGGACCTAAAACCAGTTAAGTAA
- a CDS encoding ABC transporter permease, which yields MKGFLQLVWRNGTARLGLSIIGLFVFVAVAAPLITKHAPDKRTGNSHEYPSVIVKMAQSNPDGWVATNLADDRRTLLMSKKADHTLGTTRMGRDVWSQVAYGARVSLMVGFGAGLTVCFLATVIGISAGYFGGRVDEVLTAAMNIMLVIPPFPLLFVVAAFIGEAGPLTIALVIGCMSWAWGARVIRAQTLSLREKEFVKAAEVLGESRLRIIFVELLPNLISIVGASFIGSVMYAILMEATISFLGMGDPNTISWGIMLYNVQTSSAMLIGAWWEVIAPCLALTFLVTGLALLNFAVDEIANPQLRSHKGMKRWKKIQAQDKKEREVEVAPQNALWSGDR from the coding sequence ATGAAAGGTTTCTTACAGCTAGTATGGCGCAATGGAACGGCCAGACTTGGACTCTCAATCATTGGTTTGTTCGTCTTTGTGGCGGTTGCAGCACCGCTGATTACCAAACATGCCCCAGATAAACGTACTGGTAACTCTCATGAGTACCCAAGTGTCATCGTGAAAATGGCTCAGTCTAACCCTGACGGTTGGGTTGCCACCAATCTCGCCGATGATCGCCGCACTCTACTGATGTCGAAAAAAGCCGATCACACACTGGGCACAACCCGTATGGGTCGTGATGTTTGGTCACAAGTCGCTTATGGCGCACGTGTTTCATTAATGGTTGGCTTTGGTGCAGGTCTTACGGTGTGTTTTCTAGCAACGGTTATCGGCATCTCTGCGGGTTACTTTGGCGGCCGAGTGGATGAAGTACTTACCGCAGCGATGAACATCATGTTGGTCATTCCGCCATTCCCACTCCTCTTCGTTGTGGCAGCCTTCATTGGTGAAGCAGGGCCACTGACCATCGCACTGGTGATTGGCTGTATGTCGTGGGCCTGGGGCGCGAGGGTTATCCGTGCACAAACCCTTTCTCTACGTGAAAAAGAGTTTGTAAAAGCCGCAGAAGTACTGGGTGAGTCACGTCTTCGCATCATCTTTGTAGAGCTACTACCAAACCTTATCTCTATCGTTGGTGCGAGCTTCATCGGTTCGGTGATGTACGCCATCTTGATGGAAGCGACCATCTCATTCCTAGGTATGGGCGATCCAAACACGATCAGCTGGGGCATCATGCTCTACAACGTGCAAACCTCATCAGCAATGCTTATTGGCGCTTGGTGGGAAGTCATCGCACCGTGTTTGGCACTGACCTTCTTGGTAACGGGCCTAGCACTGCTTAACTTTGCCGTCGACGAAATCGCTAACCCTCAGCTTCGTTCACACAAAGGCATGAAGCGCTGGAAGAAAATCCAAGCACAAGACAAAAAAGAACGCGAGGTTGAAGTCGCGCCACAAAATGCACTATGGAGCGGAGATCGTTAA